TTTATAGGAATAATCTCTGGTGAGTTGATTGCATGCATGCCCAATTTGAGCTTCCCGCCTATTGTGGTAGGGGAGAGTTCGATTTTATTGCGGTAGCCCCATGCATCTTTTGCGAATTTAATGGGCTGCAGGCGCGCATTAACCCAATCAGGCGAAAAGGCTCCAATACGGGTCAAAGTGCTTATTAGGTTATTACGCTTTGCCGCATGCTGCGCCGAGCGGCTCAAACAGCCCCACGGTGCGCCTCCACACAGTAGGATTTCAGGAGCACACGCCGAAACACGATAAGGTGATGGTTCGAGAATCTCACGCACTTCGGCACGGGCAAACCGCGGCCCATCCTCAAGTAGATGTACGTCTACGGTGTCGCCAATTAAGCCCCTCATTACAAAGACAGCTTTTCCGTCGGGCATATGTGCTAAGCCTTCAGGTCCATATACCATAGATTCAATGGAAAGCTGCATATCGCTCCTTCGGGGTTGTAATCGTTATAGCTAGTGTAGCGGTATGTAGTTTCTCATGTTGCGCATGCTCTTCAACACTATATGTGAATTTGAATAGAACTATCATCAGTATACAGATAAGGATAAAACAAACGTCCTATACGTGTTACTGATAGATTAAACAGCCAAGTGCAAAAGTTCTGCATAAGATGGGAAAACCTTACGAATTTATCTTTACCACAGCAGGGGAAATACAAGATTATCCACACCTATCCAAGAATTATATTGGGCTATATATGCATAAAAATTATAATATTGTGCATAAAATCACACCCAATATGCCAGAGAGAAATTTGTGGTTTTATACAAAAAGTTATTAAATCCATTCATTTATGTATAGAGATTCTATGAATTTCAAAATTAAGAAAGAGCCAAAAATATAAAAAAGTACATGTAAACGCTTTATTACATTGAAGTAAGCTTCTTCAAACTTATTACAAAACTACCGTTCCCCTCTGTTTTCATACCGTTTACCCGTCTCGTACATTTTTTCTTGAAAATTGTATATAACTATAGATGTCCTAAATGACTCTTGAGAAGAGTCAAGGTTTTCATTCGGGGTCAGAATTCCCGATTTGAGAAAGAAAGGTAGGAGGCTATGACCAAAGGTTTGCACGTCCCATCAGAAATTGGGGCACTCAAGAAGGTCTGTCTACACCGTCCAGGCGAGGAGCTGCTCAATCTTCCCCCCTTTGAGCTTGAGCGCTTGCTGTTTGACGACGTACCCTTCCTTGAGGTAGCTCAGGAAGAGCACGACGCATTTGCCAACATTTTGCGTGGTGAGGGCGTTGAGGTAGTTTACCTTGAGAAGCTCGTTGCTGAGGTCTTTGATACGGTTCCGGGTGCTCGCGCAGAGTTCCTTGACCAGTACATCGCAGAGGCTGGTATCAAGGGCCAGCTTATGCCTCAGGTTGTTCGTGAGAAGCTTGAGTCCATTACGGACAACTACGAGTTTGTCATGAAGACCATGGCTGGCCTTACCAAGGCTGAGATTGATATGCCGCTTGTTTCTTCTCAGACCCTTGACTCCATTGTTAACTCTGAGAGCGAGTCTGACCTCATTATCGATCCAATGCCTAACCTCTACTTCACGCGTGACCCGTTTGCTGTAGTTGGCAATGGCGTTTGCTTGAACCGTATGTATTCGGTAACCCGTAACCGTGAGACGCTCTACGGCAAGTACATCTTCAAGTATCACCCTGATTACAAGGATGTATCCCTTTACTTCCGTCGTGACGCTGCCTTCCACACCGAGGGTGGAGACGTGCTCAATATCAATGAGAAGACGCTCGCCGTTGGTATTTCTCAGCGCACGCAAGCTGCTGCAATTGATGTCATGGCTCAAAACATCTTCTGGAACTCTGACTCCAAGATTGAGCGCATCCTTGCGTTTAACATTCCAAACAACCGCG
This region of Collinsella sp. zg1085 genomic DNA includes:
- the arcA gene encoding arginine deiminase, translated to MTKGLHVPSEIGALKKVCLHRPGEELLNLPPFELERLLFDDVPFLEVAQEEHDAFANILRGEGVEVVYLEKLVAEVFDTVPGARAEFLDQYIAEAGIKGQLMPQVVREKLESITDNYEFVMKTMAGLTKAEIDMPLVSSQTLDSIVNSESESDLIIDPMPNLYFTRDPFAVVGNGVCLNRMYSVTRNRETLYGKYIFKYHPDYKDVSLYFRRDAAFHTEGGDVLNINEKTLAVGISQRTQAAAIDVMAQNIFWNSDSKIERILAFNIPNNRAMMHLDTVFTQIDVDKFTIHPAIMGTLQVFELTPGKTAGDIQIKELNDTLEHILEDATGVDQIKLIPCGGGDPIAAAREQWNDGSNTLAVAPGKICVYARNTVTNDVLYKEGLELLVCPSAELSRGRGGPRCMSMPFWREDL